In the Sarcophilus harrisii chromosome 3, mSarHar1.11, whole genome shotgun sequence genome, one interval contains:
- the FABP3 gene encoding fatty acid-binding protein, heart, which yields MADAFAGTWKLIDSKNFDEYMKSIGVGFATRQVANMTKPTTIIEVNGDNITIKTQSTFKNTEISFKLGVEFDETTADDRKVKSIVTMDGGKLVHVQKWNGQETTLTRELQDGKLILTLTHGNVVCVRTYEKNTA from the exons ATGGCAGACGCTTTCGCTGGCACCTGGAAGCTGATTGACAGCAAGAACTTCGATGAGTACATGAAGTCCATCG GTGTTGGCTTTGCCACAAGGCAGGTGGCCAACATGACCAAGCCTACCACCATCATCGAGGTCAACGGAGACAACATTACTATCAAGACTCAAAGCACTTTCAAGAACACTGAGATCTCCTTCAAGCTCGGAGTGGAGTTCGATGAGACAACGGCCGATGATAGGAAGGTCAAG TCCATTGTCACAATGGATGGAGGCAAGCTGGTCCATGTTCAGAAGTGGAATGGACAGGAGACCACCCTCACCCGGGAGCTCCAGGATGGAAAACTCATTCTG aCACTAACCCATGGCAATGTAGTCTGCGTTAGGACCTATGAGAAGAACACAGCTTGA